In Anaerotignum faecicola, the following are encoded in one genomic region:
- a CDS encoding TAXI family TRAP transporter solute-binding subunit: MKMKRALNLLAVGVIGVSMLSGCSGGDSGAADGQTANDGVVSINFPTAATTGAVYPMGSAIANLWNNNVEGVRVSAQASNGGVDNLNMIADGEAQMGVAVTSIMYESYNGTGTFEGRPNDKLRVLAGLYYNPNQVVVTEESGIESLEDLKGSNFAPGSAGGTSEVETRIHLTALGMNYPDDIKAQYVGFTEATDLMRNKQIDGAWIMAGTPTAAVTEILSTAGGRLVPMDASLIEKLKGEYPWYAEYTIPAGTYDGQDGDILTSAIKMTICTTSDLDEETAYQLTKTFWENVDTLAETSSVLSKCSVEEAVTDLAGLPIHPGAERYYKEIGVLE; the protein is encoded by the coding sequence ATGAAGATGAAAAGGGCGTTAAATTTACTTGCCGTCGGCGTTATAGGCGTTTCTATGCTTTCGGGATGTTCCGGCGGAGATTCCGGGGCGGCGGACGGACAGACGGCGAATGACGGCGTCGTTTCAATTAATTTCCCGACGGCAGCCACAACGGGAGCGGTTTATCCGATGGGAAGCGCCATAGCGAACCTTTGGAACAATAATGTTGAAGGCGTGAGGGTCAGCGCCCAAGCTTCAAACGGAGGCGTAGACAACCTTAATATGATTGCGGACGGAGAGGCTCAAATGGGCGTTGCTGTTACAAGCATTATGTATGAATCATATAACGGCACAGGGACGTTTGAAGGCAGGCCGAACGATAAGCTCAGAGTGCTTGCGGGGCTTTACTATAACCCTAATCAGGTTGTTGTAACCGAAGAAAGCGGGATTGAAAGCCTTGAGGATCTTAAAGGGTCAAATTTTGCGCCGGGTTCGGCAGGCGGAACAAGTGAAGTTGAAACAAGAATACATTTAACCGCTCTCGGCATGAATTACCCGGACGATATTAAAGCTCAGTATGTGGGCTTCACGGAAGCTACAGACCTTATGAGGAACAAACAGATTGACGGGGCATGGATAATGGCGGGGACGCCTACGGCGGCCGTAACGGAAATACTTTCAACAGCGGGCGGCAGGCTTGTGCCTATGGACGCGTCGCTGATTGAAAAACTGAAAGGCGAATATCCATGGTATGCGGAATACACAATCCCCGCCGGAACATACGACGGTCAGGACGGGGACATACTTACGTCCGCGATAAAAATGACAATCTGTACAACAAGCGATCTTGATGAAGAAACGGCATACCAGCTTACAAAAACATTCTGGGAAAATGTCGATACTCTAGCTGAAACGTCAAGCGTGCTTTCAAAATGCTCTGTTGAAGAAGCGGTTACAGACCTTGCGGGACTGCCTATTCATCCGGGCGCCGAAAGATATTATAAGGAAATCGGCGTATTGGAATAA
- a CDS encoding TRAP transporter permease codes for MDSNKAVNNQEEDIEAKAQRLLEEKEAENRVRTYTGICAKVLTVLFLIWSLFQLYANTIGGLSAMDLRAWHILFLFLFTFFIYPTFKKEKKERAFPPVWDIILIGLTIFVFGYMIINYPKITLRGGYLTQMDLAVSAIGIALTFEAARRACGSLAVLALVFLAYNFLGPLIPGELGHVGFSLKRVLSHMFWGSQGIFGVGIGVSATYIFLFVVFGAYLKYSGFSQFINDIALTLVGRSPGGPAKVAVLASALLGMINGSAIANVATTGTITIPLMKQTGYKPEFAAAVEAVASTGGQFAPPIMGAVGFVMAEFLGVSYTKVMLAACIPAFLYYLTLLFAVHFEAKKLGLKGLSKENIPNAVKVLKERGHLLIPLIVLMVMMFMGYTPLFAAVFATFATVAASWLRKDTRMYPSTIIAATVEGARGAVSVGVSCVIIGIIIGTVSLTGLGLNFGYIVLRIVGENQLVLGGVMVMVMSIILGMGVPGVAAYVIVATVAVPVLVDVGAMPMAAHMFCLIYACLSNITPPVAMSSYVASGIANSNQTKTSLIAVKLGLTGFILPFFFLDNPLLLIGTSEAGTLEIAQAVITASLGVIALSAALQGMLFDKCSFIERAMLLVAAVLAIDPNGFTDLIAVGLFAVVIIFQRIKIARRTQTVS; via the coding sequence ATGGACAGCAACAAAGCAGTTAATAATCAGGAGGAAGATATTGAAGCGAAAGCCCAAAGGTTGCTTGAGGAAAAAGAAGCGGAAAACAGGGTCAGAACTTATACGGGGATTTGTGCAAAAGTCCTTACCGTACTTTTTCTTATATGGTCTTTGTTCCAGTTATATGCGAACACGATCGGCGGGTTGAGCGCAATGGATTTAAGGGCGTGGCACATACTGTTCCTGTTTTTATTCACTTTTTTTATTTATCCTACGTTTAAGAAAGAAAAAAAGGAACGGGCTTTTCCTCCGGTTTGGGATATAATACTGATTGGTTTAACGATTTTTGTATTTGGGTACATGATTATAAATTACCCTAAAATAACGCTTAGGGGCGGATATTTGACTCAAATGGATCTTGCAGTAAGCGCGATAGGGATTGCGCTTACTTTCGAGGCGGCAAGAAGGGCGTGCGGAAGCCTTGCCGTACTTGCGCTTGTATTTTTGGCGTATAACTTCCTGGGGCCTTTAATACCGGGGGAACTCGGGCATGTGGGCTTCAGCCTTAAAAGGGTTTTAAGCCACATGTTTTGGGGCAGCCAAGGTATTTTCGGAGTCGGCATAGGCGTAAGCGCAACATACATATTCCTTTTTGTAGTTTTCGGCGCATATCTCAAATACAGCGGCTTCAGCCAGTTTATCAACGATATAGCATTAACCCTCGTAGGGCGTTCGCCGGGCGGGCCCGCAAAAGTAGCCGTGCTTGCAAGCGCGCTTTTGGGAATGATAAACGGAAGCGCAATAGCGAATGTTGCCACAACGGGAACGATTACAATACCGCTTATGAAACAGACCGGCTATAAACCGGAATTTGCGGCGGCTGTCGAGGCGGTAGCCTCAACCGGAGGGCAGTTTGCCCCGCCTATAATGGGCGCCGTAGGTTTTGTTATGGCGGAATTTTTGGGCGTAAGCTATACAAAAGTTATGCTTGCGGCATGTATACCGGCGTTCCTGTACTACCTTACGCTTTTGTTTGCGGTGCATTTTGAAGCTAAAAAGCTCGGGCTTAAAGGGCTTTCAAAGGAAAATATACCAAACGCCGTTAAGGTTCTTAAGGAACGCGGCCATTTGCTTATACCGCTTATTGTGCTTATGGTTATGATGTTTATGGGATATACGCCGCTTTTCGCAGCGGTGTTTGCGACATTTGCAACAGTGGCGGCGTCATGGCTGAGGAAAGACACGAGGATGTATCCTTCAACGATTATCGCCGCAACTGTTGAGGGCGCAAGAGGCGCCGTAAGCGTCGGCGTAAGCTGTGTAATTATAGGTATAATTATAGGTACGGTTTCGCTTACCGGGCTTGGGCTTAATTTCGGATATATTGTTTTAAGGATAGTAGGGGAAAACCAGCTTGTATTGGGCGGCGTTATGGTTATGGTAATGAGCATAATTCTCGGCATGGGCGTTCCGGGGGTTGCGGCGTATGTTATTGTTGCGACGGTGGCCGTTCCGGTCCTTGTCGACGTTGGGGCAATGCCCATGGCGGCGCATATGTTCTGCCTGATATATGCATGCCTTTCAAATATAACGCCTCCGGTTGCAATGAGCAGCTATGTTGCAAGCGGGATTGCCAATTCAAACCAGACTAAAACTTCGCTTATTGCAGTAAAGTTGGGACTTACAGGATTTATACTGCCGTTTTTCTTTCTTGACAATCCGTTGCTTTTGATCGGCACTTCAGAGGCGGGCACGCTTGAGATTGCACAGGCGGTTATAACCGCAAGCCTTGGAGTTATAGCTCTATCGGCGGCCCTTCAGGGAATGCTTTTTGATAAATGCTCGTTTATCGAAAGGGCAATGCTTCTCGTAGCGGCCGTGCTGGCTATAGATCCCAACGGTTTTACGGACTTGATTGCCGTGGGGCTTTTCGCTGTTGTAATTATATTCCAGAGAATTAAAATTGCACGGCGCACTCAAACGGTTTCTTAA
- a CDS encoding 2-hydroxyacyl-CoA dehydratase yields MGVIDTLKLGVDIGSTTVKVVVADRFQKTVFSQYKRHFSEIKATLQELLENAYNAIGNAKVTALMTGSGGVSMAEAVGMEFIQEVVATANAVAAVAPKCDVAIELGGEDAKIIYFKGGIEQRMNGVCAGGTGSFIDQMASLLQTDASGLNEYAKSHKVIYPIASRCGVFAKTDIQPLINEGASKEDLAASIFQAVVNQTISGLACGKPIRGNVAFLGGPLHFLSELRQRFIETLNLTDETTIIPEGSHLFAAFGAAVSASENSPEMYLKTLIEKLNGVEGLQMEVSRLDPLFKDEEEYNTFCTRHEKEKVGRVELSNYNGGAFLGIDAGSTTTKVALVSENGDLLYSFYAGNEGNPLKVVMKALNGLYEKMPETVKIKNSCVTGYGEGLIKEALMVDLGYIETVAHYKAAAFFKPDVDFILDIGGQDMKCIRIKDGVIDSVLLNEACSSGCGSFIETFAKSLNYTVHDFAQIALFSKNPIDLGSRCTVFMNSRVKQAQKEGADVSDISAGLAYSVIKNALLKVIKISDPKALGKSIVVQGGTFYNNAVLRSFELISEREAVRPDIAGIMGAFGAGLIAREKYAEGYETTLISRDAMNSLVIKAANARCGLCTNNCLLTINTFDGGRRFITGNRCEKGEGRSKAGADVPNLYEYKKNRLFGYESLDPDKAKYGVIGVPRALNMYEDYPFWHTFLTEIGFSVKLSPYSSKSIYEEGIESIPSESVCYPAKLVHGHIMHLINEGVRTIFYPGVAYERPDIKNTADCYNCPIVASYSENIKNNMEELKERNIRFLNPFISFKYKDGLVKRLIEVFGDFGIDSKTIKRAVEKGFAEWDRFREDMHKKGVETLEYIKEHNMPAIVLGGRPYHVDPEVNHGIPELITGYNIAVLTEDSVAHLGNVERPLVVRDQWMYHSRLYEAAAFVKKQENIEYIQLNSFGCGLDAVTTDEVKSILNAAGKIYTSLKIDEVNNLGAARIRIRSLIAAIEDRREKGITIKEGDASLKRVIFTEKMRKEYTLLCPQMAPMHFDILKEAFNSSGYNIDVMPDIDKSSIDTGLRYVNNDACYPALIVVGQVINALKSGKYDLNKVAVLMSQTGGGCRASNYIGFIRKALENAGMGHIPVVSVSAGGLEKNPGWKLNLDVANKAIQAFVYGDLFMRVLYRVRPYEKVKGSANMLYEKWNEKVKKDVRTGKNYKENIENIVKDFDALEITDVKKPRVGVVGEILVKFHPTANNDIVNLLENEGAEAVVPDLLGFGLYSAYNSVQKHKYLGTSLSGSVMGKTVIELLEYYRKPMIKALKNSRRFIAPERIETLGNFAEPVVSLCNQTGEGWFLTGEMMELIHTGVPNIVCTQPFACLPNHVVGKGVIKELKRRNPLTNIVAIDYDPGASEVNQLNRIKLMLASARKNLELQQENRTEIRKDAEEKFCHRGNELGAQI; encoded by the coding sequence ATGGGCGTAATTGACACGCTTAAACTTGGGGTTGACATCGGTTCCACGACAGTTAAGGTTGTTGTGGCCGACAGGTTCCAGAAAACGGTTTTTTCGCAGTACAAAAGGCACTTTTCGGAAATAAAGGCGACTTTGCAGGAGCTTTTGGAAAATGCATATAACGCCATAGGCAATGCAAAAGTTACGGCTTTAATGACGGGAAGCGGCGGCGTTTCCATGGCGGAAGCCGTGGGAATGGAATTTATACAGGAAGTTGTCGCAACTGCAAACGCCGTGGCGGCTGTGGCTCCCAAATGCGACGTGGCTATTGAGCTGGGCGGCGAGGACGCAAAAATTATCTATTTCAAAGGCGGCATTGAACAGCGTATGAACGGCGTGTGCGCCGGCGGTACCGGAAGCTTTATAGACCAAATGGCCTCCCTTCTCCAAACGGACGCTTCGGGGCTTAACGAATATGCCAAAAGCCATAAAGTTATATATCCGATAGCAAGCCGCTGCGGGGTTTTTGCAAAGACGGACATACAGCCCCTTATAAATGAAGGGGCTTCAAAGGAAGATTTGGCGGCTTCCATATTCCAGGCCGTTGTAAATCAAACTATAAGCGGCCTTGCATGCGGCAAGCCGATACGCGGAAATGTGGCTTTTCTCGGCGGGCCTCTCCATTTCCTTTCGGAACTTAGGCAGAGATTTATCGAAACTCTTAATTTAACCGATGAAACGACGATCATACCGGAAGGGTCGCATCTTTTTGCCGCTTTCGGCGCGGCTGTAAGCGCATCCGAAAACAGCCCCGAAATGTATTTAAAAACGCTTATCGAAAAGCTTAACGGAGTAGAAGGGCTTCAAATGGAAGTAAGCCGCCTTGATCCGCTTTTTAAGGATGAAGAAGAGTATAATACATTCTGTACGCGCCATGAAAAAGAGAAAGTGGGGCGTGTGGAGCTTTCAAACTACAACGGCGGCGCGTTTTTGGGAATAGACGCGGGAAGCACTACGACAAAGGTTGCGCTTGTTTCCGAAAACGGCGATCTGCTTTACTCATTCTATGCAGGCAATGAAGGAAACCCGCTTAAAGTCGTAATGAAAGCGCTCAACGGTCTTTATGAAAAAATGCCGGAAACAGTTAAAATAAAGAACTCATGCGTAACGGGATACGGAGAGGGCCTTATAAAAGAAGCCTTAATGGTTGATTTAGGATACATAGAAACGGTGGCGCATTATAAAGCGGCGGCATTTTTTAAGCCCGACGTGGATTTTATACTCGATATAGGCGGGCAGGATATGAAATGCATACGAATAAAAGACGGAGTTATTGACAGCGTGCTTTTAAACGAGGCATGTTCTTCCGGGTGCGGTTCGTTTATAGAAACATTTGCAAAAAGCCTTAACTATACTGTCCATGATTTTGCCCAGATTGCCCTCTTTTCCAAAAATCCAATCGATTTAGGCTCAAGGTGCACAGTGTTTATGAACAGCCGCGTTAAGCAGGCGCAGAAGGAAGGGGCCGACGTAAGCGACATTTCCGCCGGCCTTGCCTATTCGGTAATTAAAAACGCCCTTTTAAAAGTTATAAAAATTTCAGATCCCAAAGCTTTGGGCAAAAGCATAGTCGTACAGGGCGGCACGTTTTACAATAACGCAGTTTTAAGAAGCTTTGAGCTTATCAGCGAAAGGGAAGCCGTGCGCCCGGACATTGCGGGCATTATGGGGGCTTTCGGCGCGGGGCTGATAGCGCGTGAAAAGTATGCGGAAGGGTATGAAACGACTCTCATCAGCCGCGATGCCATGAACAGCCTTGTCATAAAGGCTGCAAACGCAAGATGCGGGCTTTGTACAAACAACTGCCTGCTTACAATAAATACTTTTGACGGCGGAAGGCGGTTTATAACGGGGAACCGATGTGAAAAAGGCGAAGGCCGTTCAAAAGCGGGGGCGGATGTGCCGAACCTCTACGAATATAAGAAAAACAGGCTTTTCGGATACGAAAGTCTTGATCCTGACAAAGCAAAGTACGGCGTGATAGGCGTGCCGAGGGCGCTCAATATGTATGAGGATTATCCTTTCTGGCATACTTTTTTAACCGAAATAGGGTTCAGCGTAAAGCTTTCGCCATATTCTTCAAAGTCTATATATGAAGAAGGGATAGAAAGCATACCGAGCGAAAGCGTATGCTATCCGGCAAAACTTGTCCACGGCCATATTATGCATCTTATAAACGAGGGGGTCAGGACGATATTTTATCCGGGAGTTGCATACGAAAGGCCGGATATCAAAAATACGGCCGACTGCTATAACTGCCCTATTGTTGCAAGCTACAGCGAAAATATAAAGAACAATATGGAGGAACTTAAAGAACGCAATATACGTTTTTTAAATCCTTTTATATCCTTCAAATACAAAGACGGACTTGTTAAACGCCTTATAGAAGTTTTCGGCGATTTCGGCATTGATTCGAAAACAATTAAGCGCGCCGTTGAAAAGGGCTTTGCCGAATGGGACCGTTTCAGGGAAGATATGCATAAAAAAGGCGTGGAAACGCTTGAATACATAAAAGAACATAATATGCCGGCCATTGTGCTCGGAGGAAGGCCGTATCATGTGGATCCGGAAGTTAACCACGGCATACCGGAACTTATAACCGGATATAATATTGCCGTTTTGACAGAGGACAGCGTGGCACATTTGGGCAATGTGGAAAGGCCTCTTGTGGTAAGGGATCAATGGATGTACCATTCAAGGCTTTACGAAGCGGCGGCTTTTGTTAAAAAGCAGGAAAATATTGAATATATACAGCTTAACAGTTTCGGCTGCGGCCTTGACGCGGTTACGACCGACGAAGTTAAATCTATACTGAACGCCGCCGGGAAAATATATACGTCGCTTAAAATAGACGAGGTTAACAACCTCGGCGCGGCAAGGATAAGGATACGTTCCCTTATAGCCGCTATTGAGGACAGGCGCGAAAAGGGCATAACAATAAAAGAAGGCGACGCGTCGCTTAAAAGGGTAATATTTACGGAAAAAATGCGCAAGGAGTATACCCTTCTCTGCCCGCAGATGGCCCCTATGCACTTTGATATATTAAAAGAAGCCTTTAACAGCAGCGGCTATAATATAGACGTTATGCCGGATATTGATAAAAGCTCTATTGATACAGGGCTGAGATACGTTAATAACGACGCCTGCTACCCGGCGTTGATAGTTGTAGGCCAGGTTATCAACGCCCTTAAGAGCGGGAAGTATGATTTGAACAAAGTCGCCGTTTTAATGAGCCAGACAGGAGGCGGCTGCCGTGCTTCAAACTATATTGGCTTTATAAGGAAAGCGCTTGAAAATGCGGGAATGGGGCATATACCCGTAGTTTCGGTAAGCGCCGGTGGGCTTGAGAAGAACCCGGGTTGGAAACTTAACCTTGACGTTGCCAATAAGGCGATTCAGGCGTTTGTTTACGGCGACTTGTTTATGCGCGTGCTTTACAGGGTAAGGCCGTATGAGAAGGTTAAGGGCTCTGCAAACATGCTGTATGAGAAATGGAACGAAAAGGTTAAAAAAGATGTGAGGACAGGCAAAAACTATAAGGAAAACATCGAAAATATAGTTAAGGATTTTGACGCCCTCGAAATTACGGACGTTAAAAAGCCGCGAGTAGGCGTCGTAGGGGAAATACTCGTTAAATTTCATCCGACGGCAAATAACGATATAGTAAACCTCCTTGAAAACGAAGGGGCGGAAGCGGTGGTGCCGGATCTTTTGGGCTTCGGGCTTTACAGCGCTTATAACTCCGTACAAAAGCACAAGTATCTCGGAACGAGCCTTTCCGGAAGCGTTATGGGAAAAACCGTTATAGAGCTTCTTGAATATTACAGGAAGCCTATGATTAAGGCCCTTAAAAACAGCAGGCGTTTTATAGCGCCTGAAAGGATAGAAACGCTCGGAAATTTTGCTGAGCCTGTAGTTTCGCTCTGTAATCAGACGGGGGAAGGATGGTTCCTAACCGGAGAAATGATGGAGCTTATACATACCGGCGTGCCGAATATCGTATGTACGCAGCCTTTTGCATGCCTTCCCAACCATGTTGTAGGCAAGGGGGTTATTAAGGAGCTTAAAAGAAGGAACCCTCTTACAAACATAGTGGCTATCGACTATGATCCGGGCGCAAGCGAGGTTAACCAGCTTAACAGGATCAAGCTTATGTTGGCATCGGCAAGGAAAAACCTTGAACTTCAGCAGGAAAACAGGACTGAAATAAGAAAAGATGCGGAGGAAAAATTTTGCCATAGGGGAAACGAACTGGGAGCCCAAATATAA
- a CDS encoding aminotransferase class I/II-fold pyridoxal phosphate-dependent enzyme: protein MASPIYDKLNDYRNKGIYPFHMPGHKRNMEFERPFAVDITEIDGFDNLHRPEGIILEAERLAADTFGACESFFLVNGSSCGLIAAILSCVKEGEGIIVGRNCHKSVFDGIILSGADVHYVMPENAYGFPVMGAITAESIKAAAEKYPESRAVIVTSPTFEGIVSDIEAIAKAVHEKGMILIVDEAHGPHFKFSGVFPKTALEMGADIVVQSLHKTLPSPTQTAALHTGKGFKDTARLKKALAITQSTSPSYYFMAAMDRCREYVDNAAEDFRRYSENLSALRESLGKLNNFRIMDKSVVGKNGAFQYDTGKIVLFCEYCDMREAARVLREKYRIEVEMACPTHIIAMTSVCDSMEGFNRLRDAFFDMDVNFNFKKPDRAADFVFPSPTVSVMPRKAFNSETRKIKMSDSLGEICGEFITAYPPGIPLAVPGEKITPEILECIKLFKICNINVTGINDYTLENIFVLS from the coding sequence ATGGCGTCCCCTATTTACGATAAACTTAATGATTATAGAAATAAAGGGATTTATCCGTTCCACATGCCCGGGCATAAGCGCAATATGGAATTTGAACGTCCTTTTGCCGTCGACATAACGGAAATAGACGGCTTTGACAATCTCCACCGCCCCGAAGGCATAATATTGGAGGCCGAACGTTTGGCGGCGGATACTTTCGGAGCATGCGAAAGTTTTTTTCTTGTTAACGGCTCAAGCTGCGGGCTGATAGCCGCCATACTTTCATGCGTTAAAGAAGGGGAAGGAATAATTGTAGGAAGGAACTGCCATAAAAGCGTGTTTGACGGAATAATATTAAGCGGCGCCGACGTCCATTATGTAATGCCTGAAAACGCATATGGTTTTCCGGTTATGGGCGCTATAACCGCCGAAAGTATTAAGGCGGCGGCGGAAAAGTATCCTGAAAGCCGTGCGGTTATAGTAACAAGCCCTACTTTTGAGGGGATAGTAAGCGATATTGAGGCAATAGCCAAGGCTGTGCATGAGAAAGGCATGATTCTTATTGTTGACGAAGCCCACGGGCCTCATTTTAAATTCAGCGGCGTTTTTCCGAAAACAGCGCTGGAAATGGGGGCCGATATAGTTGTGCAGAGCCTTCACAAAACTCTTCCGTCGCCGACGCAGACGGCGGCGCTTCATACCGGCAAAGGGTTTAAGGACACGGCGAGGCTTAAAAAAGCCCTTGCCATTACGCAGAGCACAAGCCCGTCGTATTATTTTATGGCGGCTATGGACAGATGCCGTGAATACGTTGATAACGCGGCGGAGGACTTCCGTCGGTATTCGGAAAACCTTTCGGCTTTAAGGGAAAGCCTCGGCAAGCTTAATAATTTTCGTATTATGGATAAAAGCGTTGTGGGAAAAAACGGCGCGTTTCAATATGATACAGGCAAAATCGTGCTTTTCTGCGAATATTGTGATATGAGGGAAGCGGCGCGGGTTTTAAGAGAAAAATACCGCATAGAGGTTGAAATGGCATGCCCGACGCATATAATAGCAATGACCAGCGTATGCGACAGCATGGAAGGCTTTAACAGGCTCAGGGACGCATTTTTCGATATGGACGTCAATTTTAATTTTAAAAAGCCGGACAGGGCGGCGGATTTTGTTTTTCCTTCCCCTACGGTTTCGGTTATGCCGCGGAAAGCTTTTAATTCCGAAACAAGGAAGATAAAAATGTCCGATTCCCTTGGGGAAATTTGCGGCGAATTTATAACCGCGTATCCTCCGGGAATACCGCTTGCGGTTCCCGGGGAAAAAATAACGCCGGAGATACTTGAGTGTATTAAACTATTTAAAATTTGTAATATTAATGTAACGGGAATTAATGATTATACGCTTGAAAATATTTTTGTTTTGAGTTAA
- a CDS encoding prolyl-tRNA synthetase associated domain-containing protein, protein MEISAKEQLVYDVLNGLEIEYKLFRHEAVFTVEAAADLDRRIGVKICKNLFLSSRHNTEFFLLTMPGDKKFNTGKVSKYLGVPRMTFADASNMEEFLNVTPGSVTPLGLINDKYGKVRFLIDREVLEMEKISVHPCVNTATVLINTKDLLEKVLPHCGHDYTVVEF, encoded by the coding sequence ATGGAAATAAGCGCAAAGGAACAGCTTGTGTACGATGTTCTTAATGGGCTGGAAATTGAATATAAATTGTTTAGGCACGAAGCTGTTTTTACAGTAGAGGCCGCGGCGGATTTGGACAGGCGGATCGGCGTTAAAATATGCAAAAACCTGTTTTTAAGCTCAAGGCATAATACGGAATTTTTTTTGCTGACAATGCCGGGGGACAAAAAGTTCAATACGGGCAAAGTTTCCAAATATTTAGGCGTGCCGCGGATGACTTTTGCGGACGCTTCAAATATGGAGGAGTTTCTCAATGTAACGCCCGGTTCCGTAACGCCGCTGGGGCTTATAAACGACAAATACGGCAAGGTGCGTTTCCTTATCGACAGGGAAGTTTTGGAAATGGAAAAAATATCCGTACACCCATGTGTAAACACGGCTACGGTTTTAATAAATACAAAGGATCTTTTGGAAAAAGTACTGCCGCACTGCGGCCATGATTATACGGTTGTTGAATTTTGA
- the rsmI gene encoding 16S rRNA (cytidine(1402)-2'-O)-methyltransferase, which translates to MSGTLYLCATPIGNLGDITLRVIELLKECDLIAAEDTRNTIKLLNHFGIKTPLISYHEHNKISKGPILIEKLKSGMNIALVTDAGMPGISDPGADLVKLCFEEGIRATAAPGASAAVTALVLSGMNTRRFVFEGFLPADRKERAKTLKSLAKEERTVIFYEAPHRLAETLGELIEAAGDRNAACVREITKKFEEVRKDRLSGLISYYKNNVPRGEFVLVLEGADAECLRREEIENFEKMTLEEHMELYTNKGLSEKEAMKQVAKDRGVSKRDIYSILKTEGK; encoded by the coding sequence ATGAGCGGAACGCTGTACCTCTGTGCAACGCCGATAGGCAATTTGGGAGATATAACTTTAAGGGTTATAGAGCTTTTAAAGGAATGTGATCTTATTGCCGCTGAAGATACAAGGAACACCATTAAGCTGCTTAACCATTTCGGAATTAAAACGCCGCTTATAAGCTATCATGAACATAATAAAATTTCTAAAGGACCCATATTAATTGAAAAGCTTAAAAGCGGGATGAACATTGCCCTTGTTACCGACGCCGGCATGCCCGGCATTTCCGATCCGGGAGCGGATCTTGTAAAGCTGTGTTTTGAAGAGGGCATACGCGCTACGGCGGCCCCGGGGGCAAGCGCGGCGGTAACGGCGCTTGTTTTAAGCGGAATGAATACAAGACGTTTTGTTTTTGAAGGTTTTTTGCCGGCCGACAGGAAAGAACGGGCAAAAACGCTTAAATCCCTTGCTAAAGAGGAACGCACGGTTATATTTTATGAAGCCCCGCACCGTCTTGCGGAAACTCTCGGAGAACTTATTGAAGCCGCGGGCGACAGGAATGCGGCGTGCGTCAGGGAAATAACCAAAAAGTTTGAGGAAGTAAGGAAAGACAGGCTGTCGGGCCTTATTTCCTATTATAAAAACAACGTCCCGCGGGGGGAATTTGTGCTGGTTTTGGAAGGCGCCGACGCCGAATGCCTGAGGCGTGAAGAAATAGAGAATTTTGAAAAAATGACGCTTGAAGAACATATGGAATTATATACAAACAAAGGATTGTCGGAAAAGGAAGCCATGAAGCAGGTGGCTAAGGACAGAGGCGTATCCAAAAGGGATATATATTCCATACTTAAAACAGAAGGGAAATAA
- the pth gene encoding aminoacyl-tRNA hydrolase: MKLIAGLGNPGAKYDGTKHNVGFRVIDLIAEQFKIDISRIKNKGFQGNGVIAGEKVILLKPLTYMNLSGESIKETMSFYKIPAKDIVVIYDDISIPPGATRIRERGSAGGHNGMKNIISRLNSEEFMRIRVGIGEKPNGWDLADYVLSRFSKDEEPLVAAGCERAAKAVEIYIKDGVNAAMNFANTPRAKKENPGEGIK, translated from the coding sequence ATGAAACTGATTGCAGGCCTCGGCAATCCCGGGGCAAAATATGACGGAACAAAGCATAACGTCGGTTTTAGGGTTATAGATTTAATTGCCGAACAATTTAAAATAGATATAAGCCGTATAAAAAACAAGGGATTTCAGGGAAACGGCGTCATAGCCGGAGAAAAGGTTATTCTTTTAAAACCTCTGACATATATGAATTTAAGCGGGGAAAGCATAAAGGAAACTATGTCTTTTTATAAAATACCCGCCAAAGATATTGTGGTTATATACGATGATATAAGCATACCGCCGGGGGCTACCCGCATACGCGAAAGAGGGAGCGCCGGAGGGCATAACGGCATGAAAAACATTATAAGCCGTTTAAACAGCGAGGAGTTTATGCGCATAAGGGTCGGTATAGGCGAAAAGCCCAACGGCTGGGATTTGGCGGATTATGTGCTTAGCCGTTTTAGTAAGGATGAAGAGCCGCTTGTTGCGGCAGGCTGCGAAAGAGCGGCGAAAGCGGTCGAAATTTATATAAAAGACGGCGTTAATGCCGCCATGAATTTTGCAAATACGCCAAGGGCGAAAAAGGAAAATCCCGGGGAGGGGATTAAATGA